One Aquisediminimonas profunda genomic region harbors:
- a CDS encoding GGDEF domain-containing protein, protein MIEEKQAAPGGNTVTKVVERLFGRSNSTVPSQPTGELARYNETIQTVREVMLRHVIEPNPANYDLVYRHVIAHEPRLEEAMERLIRSGYASGTLSFSSAQGGVSESAIDNIVEDAQKHLVAIEAMIKKSTTDAKGFGDALEGSAAKFSNNDPDSSLQSLISVTKAMIEKTRAAENELRLRSKAMTDLKMSLNEAQVQADTDALTGLSNRRAFERMLGAGGARAMMSGKPMSLAICDIDHFKKFNDTYGHDVGDRVLRFVSSVLLENCGRRGAVSRHGGEEFVVIFEETTPEMAYEIIDAARRDLCERNFVNKDTDESIGNISFSAGVAVLGGTGDVGHLLRSADRSLYKAKADGRNCVVMAPQG, encoded by the coding sequence ATGATTGAAGAAAAGCAAGCGGCGCCTGGAGGCAATACTGTAACCAAAGTTGTCGAGCGCCTGTTCGGGCGCTCCAACTCGACCGTTCCGTCGCAGCCTACAGGTGAACTGGCGCGCTATAATGAAACGATCCAAACCGTTCGCGAGGTTATGCTTCGTCACGTCATCGAGCCCAATCCCGCCAATTATGACCTGGTCTATCGCCATGTCATTGCGCATGAACCCCGTCTCGAAGAAGCAATGGAGCGGCTCATTCGCTCCGGCTATGCGTCTGGGACTCTCAGTTTTTCGAGCGCTCAGGGAGGCGTTTCGGAATCTGCCATCGACAACATAGTCGAAGACGCACAGAAGCACCTTGTCGCCATCGAAGCGATGATCAAGAAATCCACGACGGACGCAAAAGGATTTGGCGACGCTTTGGAAGGTAGCGCAGCCAAGTTCTCGAACAATGATCCAGATTCATCGCTCCAGTCGCTCATCAGCGTTACCAAGGCGATGATTGAAAAGACCCGGGCTGCCGAAAATGAATTGCGGCTTCGGTCGAAGGCCATGACGGACCTGAAGATGTCCTTGAATGAGGCGCAGGTGCAGGCTGATACCGACGCGCTCACAGGGCTCTCAAATCGCCGTGCCTTTGAACGCATGCTCGGGGCCGGGGGCGCTCGCGCAATGATGAGCGGCAAGCCTATGTCGCTCGCAATATGCGACATTGATCACTTCAAGAAGTTCAATGACACTTATGGTCACGACGTCGGCGATCGCGTCCTGCGTTTTGTGTCCAGCGTCCTGCTTGAAAACTGCGGTCGCCGTGGGGCTGTTTCGCGCCACGGAGGCGAGGAGTTTGTGGTCATTTTTGAGGAGACGACTCCCGAAATGGCCTATGAGATCATTGATGCGGCCCGGCGCGATCTTTGTGAACGCAATTTTGTAAACAAGGACACTGACGAATCCATCGGCAATATCTCGTTTTCCGCTGGCGTTGCCGTTCTCGGCGGCACTGGAGACGTCGGCCATCTGCTGCGCAGCGCCGACCGATCACTCTACAAGGCAAAGGCCGACGGCCGGAATTGTGTCGTCATGGCCCCGCAAGGCTGA
- a CDS encoding LysR family transcriptional regulator has protein sequence MDVGQPTLDQIRLFLAVVDEGSFNAAARRMGRAISVVSYGIASMEAQLGITLFDREGSRRPVLTDAGKAMLANARAVTDDIDALIAGVRSYNQGLESELTLAVDVMYPTMEVASILREFERNFPTVELRLHVEALGAIAALVLDGRANLGIGGPVIIEDPALERMAIGEVELVPVAAPSHALARMPVIQPGVSRQYRQLVLTDRSPLTAGRDFSVLSARTWRLADLGAKHALLLEGIGWGNMPRHVVADDLAAGRLVRLSIPEAPGMAYGLNALWRKDCLPGPARSWMLQAVTDRLS, from the coding sequence ATGGATGTAGGTCAGCCGACGTTGGACCAGATCCGCCTGTTCCTGGCCGTGGTGGACGAAGGCAGCTTCAATGCCGCCGCCCGCCGGATGGGACGGGCGATCTCGGTCGTCAGCTACGGGATCGCCAGCATGGAGGCCCAGCTTGGGATCACGCTGTTCGATCGCGAAGGCTCACGCCGGCCCGTCCTGACCGATGCGGGCAAGGCAATGCTGGCGAATGCCCGAGCCGTAACCGATGATATCGATGCCCTGATTGCCGGGGTGCGGAGCTACAATCAGGGGTTGGAGTCAGAACTGACCCTTGCTGTCGACGTCATGTATCCGACCATGGAAGTAGCGAGCATCCTTCGCGAATTCGAACGGAACTTCCCGACGGTCGAACTGCGGCTGCATGTCGAGGCTTTGGGCGCTATTGCCGCACTCGTCCTTGATGGCCGCGCCAATCTCGGTATCGGTGGACCGGTGATCATTGAGGACCCCGCACTCGAAAGAATGGCGATTGGAGAAGTGGAACTCGTGCCGGTCGCCGCGCCTTCGCACGCGCTTGCGCGAATGCCAGTCATCCAGCCCGGTGTCAGCAGGCAGTACCGCCAGCTTGTCCTGACCGATCGGTCGCCGCTTACCGCCGGCCGGGATTTCTCGGTGCTGAGCGCCCGGACATGGCGCCTCGCAGACCTTGGCGCAAAACACGCATTGCTGCTCGAAGGGATCGGTTGGGGCAACATGCCGCGCCATGTCGTCGCTGATGATCTGGCCGCCGGGCGCCTTGTCAGGCTGTCGATCCCGGAAGCCCCCGGCATGGCCTACGGCCTCAATGCGCTGTGGCGCAAGGATTGCTTGCCCGGACCAGCGCGCTCATGGATGCTTCAGGCCGTTACGGATCGACTGTCTTAG
- a CDS encoding heavy metal translocating P-type ATPase gives MTSTDHKAHHHGVAHGTDATMEAKYATDPVCGMSVDPAVTKHHATHASQEYHFCSAGCQTKFVTHPDHYLGGKVEVPVSAVAGDVIYTCPMHPEVRQLGPGSCPICGMALEPATVSLDTGPSAELADMARRFWIALVLTLPVFTLEMGGHLTGHMLFVGQQTSNWIQFVLATPVVLWAGWPFFDRGWASLKSRRLNMFTLISMGVGVAYFYSLVAHFGPSLFPPAVRDRMGTVPVYFEAAAVITVLALLGQVLELRARERTSGAIRALLDLAPRTARRVTSHGHDEDVNLDAVVVGDHLRVRPGEKIPVDGMITEGRVSIDESLVTGESMPVTKEVGAKVIAGSLNKTGSFVMIAEKVGTETLLSRIVQMVAEAQRSRAPIQRMADQVSGWFVPAVIAVALVAAAFWVVLGPDPRLTYALVAAVSVLIVACPCALGLATPMSIMVGVGRGAQAGVLIKNAEALERFEKIDTLVVDKTGTLTEGRPAVTGIRTANGWEENEVLRLAASLERGSEHPLGEAIVRAGQERKLELETVEDFDSPVGRGVTGRVSGKKVLLGGPRFMAEQKIDTADLNEAAEAMRAEGATAIFASVDGKIAGLLGISDPIKETSAQAIRELKADGIRIVMMTGDNRTTALAVAARLGIDAVEAEVLPEDKASVVQKLRAEGQSVAMAGDGVNDAPALAAAEVGIAMGAGADVAIESAGVTLLQGDLNGILRARRLSRAVMRNIRQNLVFAFVYNVAGIPIAAGALYPAFGWMLSPAIAAAAMALSSVSVITNALRLRMVRL, from the coding sequence ATGACATCGACTGATCATAAGGCGCACCATCATGGCGTTGCGCATGGCACTGACGCGACAATGGAGGCGAAATACGCGACTGATCCGGTATGCGGCATGAGCGTGGATCCAGCTGTCACGAAGCACCACGCGACCCATGCGAGCCAGGAATATCATTTCTGCAGCGCAGGCTGCCAGACGAAGTTTGTAACCCATCCCGATCATTACCTTGGCGGCAAGGTCGAAGTCCCGGTGTCAGCCGTCGCCGGTGACGTCATCTACACCTGCCCTATGCATCCCGAGGTGCGACAACTTGGCCCCGGCTCCTGCCCGATTTGCGGCATGGCACTGGAGCCGGCAACGGTCTCGCTGGACACGGGTCCAAGTGCTGAACTGGCCGACATGGCGCGCCGCTTCTGGATTGCACTCGTGCTGACGCTGCCGGTTTTCACGCTGGAGATGGGCGGACATCTGACGGGACACATGTTGTTTGTGGGCCAGCAAACATCAAACTGGATCCAGTTTGTACTGGCGACTCCTGTTGTCCTGTGGGCAGGCTGGCCATTTTTTGATCGAGGATGGGCCTCTCTCAAGTCGCGCCGCCTGAACATGTTTACGCTGATCTCCATGGGTGTCGGCGTCGCTTATTTCTACAGTCTCGTCGCGCATTTTGGGCCATCGCTCTTCCCGCCTGCCGTCCGTGATCGGATGGGTACCGTGCCGGTCTATTTCGAGGCGGCAGCTGTGATCACGGTTTTGGCCCTTCTGGGACAAGTGCTGGAGCTGCGCGCACGTGAACGCACGTCCGGGGCGATCAGGGCTCTGCTCGATCTGGCACCCAGGACCGCGCGCCGGGTTACCAGTCATGGCCATGACGAGGACGTTAATCTCGATGCGGTGGTTGTGGGCGATCATCTGCGGGTTCGTCCCGGCGAAAAAATCCCTGTTGATGGTATGATCACTGAGGGTCGGGTCTCGATTGATGAATCTTTGGTCACGGGCGAATCCATGCCAGTCACCAAGGAGGTAGGCGCCAAGGTTATCGCCGGCTCGCTCAACAAGACTGGCAGTTTCGTCATGATTGCCGAGAAAGTCGGGACCGAAACCCTGCTCTCTCGAATTGTCCAGATGGTCGCCGAGGCGCAGCGCAGTCGTGCCCCGATCCAGCGCATGGCCGATCAGGTTTCGGGCTGGTTTGTCCCGGCAGTAATTGCTGTCGCATTGGTTGCCGCTGCGTTCTGGGTCGTGCTTGGCCCCGACCCGCGTCTGACCTACGCTCTGGTCGCGGCCGTTTCGGTGCTGATTGTCGCCTGCCCCTGTGCGCTCGGCCTTGCGACGCCGATGTCAATCATGGTCGGGGTTGGGCGCGGCGCGCAAGCTGGCGTGCTGATCAAGAATGCCGAAGCGCTTGAGCGCTTTGAAAAGATCGACACGCTTGTTGTCGACAAGACGGGAACGCTGACCGAGGGACGCCCGGCGGTCACAGGTATCCGCACTGCAAATGGATGGGAAGAGAACGAGGTCCTTCGCCTCGCCGCCAGCCTTGAGCGTGGCAGTGAGCACCCGTTGGGTGAAGCCATCGTTCGCGCCGGGCAGGAGCGCAAGCTTGAACTGGAAACGGTGGAAGACTTCGATTCGCCGGTCGGGCGTGGTGTGACCGGCAGGGTTTCCGGCAAGAAGGTGCTACTCGGCGGGCCGCGCTTCATGGCTGAGCAGAAGATTGATACTGCCGATCTCAATGAAGCAGCCGAGGCAATGCGTGCGGAAGGCGCGACTGCGATTTTCGCCAGCGTCGATGGCAAAATCGCAGGACTTCTGGGCATCTCCGATCCGATCAAGGAAACATCGGCTCAGGCAATCCGCGAGCTGAAAGCGGATGGTATCCGCATCGTTATGATGACCGGCGACAACCGCACCACGGCACTGGCGGTCGCGGCTCGCCTCGGTATCGATGCTGTTGAAGCTGAGGTGCTTCCCGAGGACAAGGCCAGTGTCGTCCAAAAGCTTCGCGCAGAGGGGCAGAGCGTGGCTATGGCAGGGGACGGTGTCAACGATGCGCCAGCCCTTGCGGCCGCTGAAGTCGGCATTGCGATGGGTGCCGGTGCTGATGTTGCTATCGAGAGCGCCGGAGTGACCTTGCTGCAAGGCGACCTCAACGGCATCTTGCGTGCGCGGCGCCTGTCCCGAGCGGTCATGCGCAACATTCGCCAGAATCTGGTTTTTGCTTTTGTCTACAACGTCGCCGGCATCCCGATTGCGGCAGGGGCGCTCTATCCGGCATTTGGCTGGATGCTCTCACCTGCCATTGCCGCGGCAGCCATGGCGTTATCATCCGTGAGTGTCATCACCAACGCGTTACGCTTGCGGATGGTACGGCTGTAA
- a CDS encoding APC family permease: protein MSTKSPASTGSAARKLSVRTFDEFHVHRLEQPDPIRQRLPGIGGHMDGEANEPPTIGIWMTTALVVGTIIGSGIFMLPVSLAPLGRNVLIGWLISGVGVLCVVFALSRLSRLSGDGIQANVEREFGPTVAFLVAWAFWVSNWTAQASVAIGVASALSFAEPQFVRPDLIIPVSIGWVILLTGVNMIGVRAVGGLSLVTVAIKLLPLLAVIWLFLEHGLTGGRLEPLPEMPINIGNIASATALTFFAFTGFECATTPVGKVRNPGRTIPRALLGGTAFVVVLYLVAGTSIQMLLPADTVATSPAPFADALVSRWGHGVASLASLTIAIAAIGCLNGLILATGELGYAMALRGDLPAVMAKTRGVNTPVVAQLVASGLTILLIIANASRATANLFTFTILLSTAAVVVLYLTSALAAWKLSPTSAARAIIAIGILFLAFATYGIGLEACLWSLVLLAIGLAIRTALHRLRLGMPPDQSPTEISA from the coding sequence ATGTCCACAAAGTCTCCGGCATCGACCGGCTCTGCTGCCAGAAAATTAAGTGTGCGGACCTTTGACGAGTTTCATGTACATCGCCTTGAGCAACCTGACCCGATCCGGCAGCGCTTGCCGGGAATTGGGGGGCATATGGACGGCGAAGCAAACGAGCCGCCAACGATCGGCATCTGGATGACCACTGCACTGGTGGTCGGGACGATCATTGGATCAGGTATTTTCATGCTGCCGGTCAGCCTTGCACCCTTGGGCCGCAATGTGCTGATCGGATGGCTCATCAGTGGCGTTGGCGTACTATGCGTTGTTTTCGCGCTGTCACGGCTATCGCGATTGAGCGGCGACGGGATCCAGGCCAATGTGGAGCGGGAGTTTGGTCCCACTGTCGCTTTCCTCGTTGCATGGGCATTCTGGGTTTCGAACTGGACGGCCCAAGCGTCAGTTGCGATTGGCGTAGCGTCCGCGTTGTCCTTTGCCGAACCGCAATTTGTCCGACCAGATCTTATCATTCCGGTCTCAATCGGCTGGGTGATCCTGCTGACAGGCGTCAACATGATCGGGGTGCGGGCGGTTGGTGGGCTCTCGCTCGTCACCGTGGCGATAAAGCTCTTGCCGCTTCTCGCGGTCATCTGGTTGTTCCTCGAACACGGCTTGACGGGTGGTCGCCTTGAGCCGCTGCCGGAGATGCCGATCAATATTGGCAATATAGCCAGCGCTACCGCTTTGACCTTTTTCGCATTCACAGGCTTTGAATGTGCGACCACGCCGGTTGGCAAGGTTCGCAATCCCGGGCGCACGATTCCGCGCGCGTTGCTGGGTGGCACCGCCTTCGTCGTCGTCCTTTATCTAGTTGCCGGGACAAGTATCCAGATGCTTTTGCCCGCCGATACAGTCGCGACGTCGCCCGCGCCGTTTGCCGATGCGCTTGTATCCCGCTGGGGGCACGGCGTCGCAAGCCTTGCTTCACTCACGATCGCGATCGCCGCAATAGGATGCCTGAACGGACTCATACTTGCGACGGGTGAACTGGGCTATGCCATGGCTTTGAGGGGCGATCTGCCCGCCGTCATGGCCAAAACACGCGGCGTCAACACCCCGGTAGTGGCGCAGTTGGTGGCATCGGGGCTGACCATTCTTCTGATAATCGCCAATGCCAGCCGCGCGACCGCAAACCTGTTCACCTTCACTATCCTGCTTTCTACCGCGGCTGTTGTTGTCCTTTACCTCACAAGCGCATTGGCAGCCTGGAAGCTCAGCCCCACCTCCGCAGCGCGCGCAATCATTGCCATTGGTATCCTGTTCCTGGCCTTCGCGACATACGGGATCGGGCTTGAGGCCTGCTTGTGGTCGCTTGTGCTCCTCGCCATAGGTCTTGCAATCCGAACTGCATTGCATCGGCTCAGATTGGGCATGCCCCCAGATCAGTCTCCAACGGAGATCTCAGCTTAG
- a CDS encoding NAD(P)-dependent alcohol dehydrogenase: MKAIVRETYGPPSVLRLDDVPMPAVGDNDVLVRVHAASANAGDWHLLRGTPFAFRLVAGLIKPKFRIIGCDIAGNVEVVGRSVTQFKRGDEVYGEVSRCGYGAYAEYVTAHESALAAKPANLSFEEAACVPTAGCTALQALRKGKIEPSQKVLIHGASGGVGTFALQIAKAFGADVTAVCSTKNIDMIRALGAEHVLDYTKVDFANSGQKFDLILAANGDRSIWDYRRTLAPAGRYVMSGGSNRQFHEALLLGPLLSIARQTLGNLLARPNQTDLLVLKELVEAGKVQPVIERSYPLSEVPEAIRHLESGHASGKLVVAILRKDDSRQ, encoded by the coding sequence GTGAAAGCGATTGTTCGCGAAACATATGGCCCACCGAGCGTATTGCGACTCGATGACGTTCCCATGCCTGCTGTTGGCGACAATGATGTGCTGGTGCGCGTCCATGCAGCGTCTGCCAACGCTGGCGACTGGCATCTCCTTCGTGGAACGCCGTTCGCGTTTCGGCTGGTGGCTGGCCTGATCAAGCCAAAATTCAGGATTATTGGTTGCGACATTGCCGGAAACGTCGAAGTCGTCGGCCGCAGCGTCACCCAATTCAAGCGCGGCGATGAAGTGTACGGAGAGGTCTCTCGCTGTGGGTATGGTGCGTACGCCGAGTACGTAACGGCGCATGAGAGTGCATTGGCGGCGAAGCCGGCAAACCTCTCGTTCGAAGAAGCTGCCTGCGTCCCCACAGCCGGCTGCACGGCGCTGCAGGCGCTGCGGAAGGGCAAGATTGAACCTTCGCAGAAGGTGTTGATCCATGGCGCTTCCGGCGGTGTGGGCACATTCGCGCTGCAGATTGCCAAGGCGTTTGGAGCGGATGTGACGGCCGTCTGTAGCACGAAAAACATCGATATGATCCGGGCGCTTGGTGCCGAACACGTGCTCGACTACACAAAAGTCGATTTTGCGAACTCCGGCCAAAAGTTCGATCTCATTTTGGCAGCGAATGGCGACCGGTCAATCTGGGACTATAGACGCACGTTGGCCCCCGCCGGTCGGTACGTGATGAGCGGTGGATCGAACCGCCAATTTCATGAAGCGCTGCTGCTCGGTCCGCTGCTTTCGATCGCCCGACAGACGCTGGGAAACCTGCTCGCGAGGCCCAACCAGACGGACCTGCTGGTGTTGAAGGAGCTTGTTGAAGCCGGCAAAGTGCAGCCTGTCATCGAGCGCAGCTACCCGCTGAGCGAAGTGCCCGAGGCTATCCGGCATCTCGAATCCGGGCATGCAAGCGGTAAGCTCGTGGTTGCCATTTTGCGCAAAGACGATTCGAGGCAGTGA
- a CDS encoding pirin family protein gives MIELRSFASLGAAHHGWLDAKHHFSFAEYHDPERTNWGSLRVWNDDTIAAQTGFPPHPHRDMEIITYVRKGAISHRDNLGNSGRTVAGDVQVMSAGTGIQHSEYNLEDVETQIFQIWIIPDTRGHAPRWGTRPFPKNDRAGKFVALASGFANDGEALPIHANARVLGASVKAGETIRYELNRDRHAYLVPATGRIRVGAVEAGARDGVAITDVEAIEITALEDSELVLVDAN, from the coding sequence ATGATCGAACTTCGCTCTTTCGCCAGCCTCGGTGCAGCTCACCACGGATGGCTCGACGCCAAGCATCATTTCTCGTTTGCCGAATATCACGATCCCGAGCGGACCAATTGGGGCAGCCTCAGAGTCTGGAACGATGATACCATTGCGGCCCAGACCGGCTTTCCGCCGCATCCTCACCGCGACATGGAAATCATCACCTATGTTCGCAAGGGTGCGATTTCCCACCGCGACAACCTTGGCAATTCTGGGCGAACGGTGGCCGGGGATGTTCAGGTGATGTCTGCAGGCACCGGTATTCAGCACTCCGAATATAACCTTGAGGATGTCGAGACCCAAATCTTTCAGATCTGGATCATCCCCGATACGCGGGGTCATGCGCCACGCTGGGGGACCCGTCCGTTTCCCAAGAACGACCGCGCGGGAAAGTTTGTCGCCTTGGCCTCCGGCTTTGCCAATGATGGCGAGGCCCTGCCTATCCATGCCAATGCCCGGGTGCTGGGTGCATCGGTCAAAGCGGGCGAAACGATCCGCTACGAACTGAACCGCGACCGGCACGCCTACCTGGTGCCAGCAACCGGCCGCATCCGCGTCGGCGCAGTCGAAGCCGGTGCGCGCGACGGCGTGGCCATCACCGATGTCGAAGCCATCGAGATCACTGCACTTGAGGACAGCGAACTGGTCCTCGTCGACGCAAACTGA
- a CDS encoding nitroreductase family protein produces the protein MDIRTASPRVLPLFVERWSPRAFDGSAIPQEDLDVILQAAALAPSAFNYQPWRFLYSHRQDANWELFLSLLVPSNASWAKEAGVLLFIVSDSVMQQGEVSNPLHSHSFDAGAAWAQMALQATAIGYHAHGMTGIDFGRIRTELAVPESFRIEAAVAIGRRGSPDVLPEGLRTREGPSGRKPVSAMAAAGSFASLPSA, from the coding sequence ATGGACATTCGTACCGCAAGTCCCCGCGTCCTGCCCTTGTTCGTAGAGCGCTGGTCCCCGCGCGCCTTCGATGGCTCGGCAATCCCGCAAGAAGATCTCGACGTGATCCTGCAAGCTGCTGCCCTTGCCCCATCGGCATTCAACTATCAGCCTTGGCGCTTTCTCTATTCCCACCGCCAGGATGCCAACTGGGAGCTGTTCCTCTCGCTTCTTGTACCCTCAAACGCGAGTTGGGCGAAGGAGGCCGGGGTTCTTCTGTTCATCGTCTCCGACAGCGTCATGCAGCAAGGCGAAGTCTCGAATCCGTTACACAGCCACAGTTTCGATGCCGGTGCGGCGTGGGCGCAGATGGCACTGCAGGCAACGGCGATAGGCTATCACGCCCACGGCATGACCGGCATCGACTTTGGCCGCATCAGGACGGAATTGGCCGTGCCCGAGAGTTTTCGCATCGAAGCTGCTGTCGCAATCGGTCGTCGGGGTTCCCCGGATGTGCTGCCCGAAGGCCTCCGGACCCGCGAAGGGCCGAGTGGCCGAAAGCCGGTCTCGGCGATGGCTGCTGCCGGTTCGTTTGCGTCACTTCCAAGCGCCTGA
- a CDS encoding GNAT family N-acetyltransferase, which produces MSTITITKEDDGQHGRYVARVDGIDAEAELTFTHRGPLLISADHTGAPEALRGTGAASALVEYLVADARGSGFRIIPICPYVRARYAVHPEWQDVMTVAPGVEPTVSKGHEQ; this is translated from the coding sequence ATGAGCACCATTACAATCACCAAGGAGGATGATGGCCAACATGGTCGCTACGTGGCCCGGGTCGATGGCATTGACGCGGAGGCCGAACTGACATTCACGCATCGGGGCCCCCTTTTGATCAGCGCCGACCATACAGGCGCGCCCGAAGCATTGAGGGGCACGGGGGCTGCATCCGCCCTGGTTGAGTATCTTGTTGCCGATGCACGAGGCTCAGGCTTTCGCATCATCCCGATCTGCCCCTATGTTCGTGCCCGATACGCCGTGCATCCCGAATGGCAGGACGTTATGACCGTGGCTCCGGGCGTAGAGCCCACCGTTTCGAAAGGGCACGAGCAGTGA
- a CDS encoding NADPH-dependent FMN reductase, translated as MIRLVGISGSLRRASFNTALLNNAAQLLPDGVTFEVRTLHGIPLYDGDEEEATGIPAAVTALKDAIMAADGVILATPEYNNGIPGVFKNAIDWASRPPSDGGRVFRGRHFAIMGASPGGFGTILSQNHWLPVMRTLGVQLWTGGRLMVSRAGKVFDVDGTISDPEMREQIRVYLEGFVDYLATRAR; from the coding sequence GTGATCAGACTCGTCGGCATATCAGGCAGTTTGCGACGGGCGTCATTCAATACGGCCCTGCTCAACAATGCGGCACAGCTTCTTCCTGACGGCGTCACGTTCGAGGTGCGCACCCTTCACGGAATACCGTTGTACGATGGCGATGAGGAGGAGGCGACCGGGATTCCCGCGGCCGTCACAGCGCTCAAGGACGCCATCATGGCGGCCGATGGGGTCATCCTCGCAACGCCCGAATATAACAATGGCATCCCGGGCGTATTCAAGAATGCAATCGATTGGGCTTCGCGCCCGCCAAGCGATGGCGGTCGTGTTTTCAGGGGGCGTCACTTTGCCATAATGGGCGCCTCTCCGGGAGGTTTCGGCACAATCCTGTCCCAGAACCATTGGCTTCCCGTGATGCGCACCTTGGGTGTGCAGCTCTGGACAGGCGGACGCCTGATGGTTTCGCGTGCTGGCAAGGTCTTTGATGTTGACGGGACGATCAGCGATCCGGAAATGCGCGAGCAGATCCGTGTGTATCTTGAGGGGTTCGTCGACTACCTGGCGACACGCGCACGGTGA
- a CDS encoding DoxX family protein, with amino-acid sequence MNTITTHNTPSEATTVTGASLLAVSGRIMLATIFLLSGVSKIADPGYTLGYINSVGLPLPYLALAGAIAVEVLGGVALIAGYRTRLVAIVLALFSVVTALVFHAALGDQNQFIHFFKNIAMAGGLLQVAAFGPGRISIDRK; translated from the coding sequence ATGAACACGATCACAACCCATAACACCCCTTCCGAGGCGACCACGGTCACGGGCGCTTCACTCTTGGCTGTCTCCGGCCGCATCATGCTGGCGACGATCTTCCTCCTGAGCGGGGTCAGCAAGATTGCTGATCCTGGTTACACGTTGGGCTACATCAACAGCGTTGGCCTCCCGTTGCCCTATCTGGCCCTTGCAGGCGCCATCGCAGTTGAAGTGCTCGGCGGAGTAGCGCTGATTGCTGGCTATCGCACCCGGCTGGTAGCCATCGTCCTTGCCCTGTTCAGCGTGGTCACGGCACTGGTGTTTCATGCGGCGCTGGGCGACCAGAACCAGTTCATCCACTTCTTCAAGAACATCGCCATGGCCGGCGGCCTGTTGCAGGTCGCTGCGTTCGGCCCCGGTCGCATCAGTATCGACCGCAAGTGA
- the cueR gene encoding Cu(I)-responsive transcriptional regulator — MNIGHVADETGVTQRMIRHYEKIGLVPSPPRRNGTFRDYSPDDVHRLRFIANARDLGFPIEEIRELLSLWGDRNRSSADVKALALARAEELHRKAERLEQMRASLLALAKLCHGDERPDCPIIEGIERP; from the coding sequence ATGAACATTGGACACGTTGCTGATGAAACCGGCGTAACCCAGCGCATGATACGCCACTACGAGAAGATTGGCCTGGTCCCGTCCCCTCCACGACGCAACGGCACATTTCGAGACTACTCGCCCGACGACGTGCATCGGCTGAGATTCATTGCCAATGCTCGCGACCTGGGATTTCCGATCGAGGAAATACGGGAATTGCTCTCGCTCTGGGGCGACCGAAACCGGTCCAGTGCAGATGTTAAGGCCCTCGCACTTGCCCGGGCAGAGGAATTGCACCGCAAGGCAGAACGACTCGAGCAAATGCGGGCATCACTGCTTGCATTGGCGAAACTCTGCCATGGCGATGAACGGCCCGACTGCCCGATCATCGAAGGCATCGAGCGACCTTAG